ATCGTCTGGCTGCCGGCCGGCCGTGTGACGATGTTCGGCGGCAGCTTCGTCATCGACGACTTCGCGCGCTTCCTAAAGCTGCTCACACTTGCCGGTTCCGCCGGCACGCTGATCCTGTCGCTGGATTATCTGACCAAAGAGAACCTGCAGAAGGCCGAATACGGCGTGCTGGTGCTGCTGGCCACGCTCGGCATGATGGTGCTGATCTCGGCCAACGACCTGATCGCGCTCTATCTCGGCCTCGAGCTGATGAGCCTGCCGCTCTACGTCATCGCCTCATCGAACCGCGACAGCGCCAAGTCGACCGAGGCTGGCCTGAAGTATTTCGTGCTCGGCGCGTTGTCGTCCGGCATGTTGCTCTATGGCGCCTCGCTGATCTACGGCTTCACCGGCACCGTGAACTTCGCCGGCATTGCCAAAGCCGCGCAGGGCGGAGCGGGCACGGGGCTGATCTTCGGCATCGTGTTTCTGTTCGCCGGCTTCTGCTTCAAGATTTCTGCCGTGCCGTTCCACATGTGGACGCCGGACGTCTATGAAGGCGCGCCGACCCCGGTCACGGCGTTTTTCGCTGCCGCGCCGAAGGTGGCCGGCATCGCCATCTTCGTGCGTGCCACCATCGTCGCGTTTCCGGGCGTCACGCATTCCTGGCAGCAGATCGTGGTCTTCGTCGCCATCGCCTCGATGGCACTCGGCGCTTTTGCCGCCATCGGCCAGAAGAACATCAAGCGCCTGATGGCCTATTCATCGATCGGCCATATGGGGTTCGCGCTGGTCGGTCTCGCCGCCGGCACCGCCGAAGGCGTGCAAGGTGTGCTCATCTACATGGCGATCTATGTTGGTATGACGCTCGGCACCTTCGCCTGCATCCTGGCGATGCGCCGCGACGGCGTCGCGGTCGAGAACATCAGCGATCTCGCCGGCCTGTCGCGCACCAAGCCGACCATGGCCTTCATGTTCGCGATGCTGCTGTTCTCGCTGGCCGGCGTGCCGCCGCTCGCCGGCTTCTTCGGCAAATTCTACGTTTTCCTAGCCGCCGTGAATGCCGGGCTGTTCACGCTCGCCGTGCTCGGCGTGCTGTCGAGCGTCGTGGGCGCGTTTTACTATCTCGCCATCGTCAAGGTGATGTATTTCGACCAGCCCGCGCCGGCGTTTCAGCGCATGCCGGCTCTGCTCGGCCTGGTGCTCGCCGTGTTCGGCACGCTCAACATCGTCTTCTTCCTGTATCCGGGCCCGCTGGTCGGCGCGGCCACGGCGGCGGCGAAGTCGCTCTTTTAGGAGACGTCTGAGGCGCGCGCGATCGCGCGCCGGCGTGTCCTTTCGAAATGAACCGCGAAGCCACGGACCTGGCGGGGGTCCGGCACATAGCTTTTGACAGTCTCGGCTCCACCAATGCCGAAGCGCTGGCGCGTGCGCGTGCCGGCGAACGCGGCCCGTTATGGATCACCGCGGCGGTGCAGGAGACTGGCCGCGGCCGCCGCGGCCGGGAATGGGCTTCGCCCGCCGGCAATCTCTATGCCTCGCTGCTTCTGACCGATCCTGCGCCGCAGGCGGTCGCTTCCCAGCTTTCCTTCGTCGCGGCGCTGGCGCTGCATGACGCGGTGGCCGAAGGTGCGTCGCAGCTCGGGCCGCTGCTCAAGGTCAAATGGCCGAACG
The Pseudolabrys sp. FHR47 genome window above contains:
- the nuoN gene encoding NADH-quinone oxidoreductase subunit NuoN, with the protein product MNTLTSINALQPIFPEIVLAIGAMALLMLAVFAGERSARFVNTLCILLLIGIGALIVWLPAGRVTMFGGSFVIDDFARFLKLLTLAGSAGTLILSLDYLTKENLQKAEYGVLVLLATLGMMVLISANDLIALYLGLELMSLPLYVIASSNRDSAKSTEAGLKYFVLGALSSGMLLYGASLIYGFTGTVNFAGIAKAAQGGAGTGLIFGIVFLFAGFCFKISAVPFHMWTPDVYEGAPTPVTAFFAAAPKVAGIAIFVRATIVAFPGVTHSWQQIVVFVAIASMALGAFAAIGQKNIKRLMAYSSIGHMGFALVGLAAGTAEGVQGVLIYMAIYVGMTLGTFACILAMRRDGVAVENISDLAGLSRTKPTMAFMFAMLLFSLAGVPPLAGFFGKFYVFLAAVNAGLFTLAVLGVLSSVVGAFYYLAIVKVMYFDQPAPAFQRMPALLGLVLAVFGTLNIVFFLYPGPLVGAATAAAKSLF